The proteins below come from a single Fibrobacter sp. UWP2 genomic window:
- a CDS encoding DNA adenine methylase yields the protein MRKKIYVTEVDVAYLDPPYNSRQYCDAYHLLENIALWKKPKVFGVAKKMDRKGMKSEYCKSEKASKALEDLVKKLKCRYILFSYNNNGKKLQCRSNAKMTDDEIIRILSLRGNVQIFSMNYKGFDAGKSEFNKDNQERLFLCSVLK from the coding sequence TTGCGAAAGAAAATATACGTTACCGAAGTTGATGTTGCGTATTTAGATCCGCCATATAATTCTCGCCAATATTGCGATGCCTATCATCTGCTAGAAAACATTGCTCTTTGGAAAAAGCCCAAGGTATTTGGCGTCGCAAAAAAGATGGATCGTAAAGGAATGAAAAGTGAATACTGTAAAAGTGAAAAAGCGTCCAAAGCGTTGGAGGATCTTGTAAAAAAATTAAAATGTCGCTATATATTATTTTCCTATAATAATAACGGAAAGAAATTACAATGCCGCTCCAATGCAAAAATGACTGACGACGAAATAATACGCATTTTATCATTGCGAGGGAATGTTCAAATTTTTTCAATGAATTACAAAGGTTTTGACGCTGGAAAAAGTGAATTTAACAAAGACAATCAAGAACGTTTATTTTTATGCAGCGTACTCAAATAA